The genomic stretch CTGCTCGAGGCGCAGCTCGCGCTGGAGCAGGACCCCGCGGCGGTCCGCGACCGCCAGGCCGTGCTCGCCTGCATGCGAAACCCCGCGGTTCGGGACGCCGTCGCGCAGGCGCTGACCACGGAGGATTTCACCACGCGCCGGGGCATTCTCGCCGGACTCACGGAGGCGAATCCGGAGGACGCGGAACTGCGGCACCTCTACCTCACGCGGGGCCTGGCCACGGATTACCCCCGGGGAACCCGCCCGATGCGCGAGCGCGTGGCGGAGCTGCTGGACGTGGCGGTGAAATACCCCGAAGTGGCGCTGAATCTCGCGGGAAGCCTGCGCTTCGCCGCCTCACGCCTCATCGAGGAGCGGGAGTACGACCTGGCGGGGAGCATCTGCGACACCCTCATGGAGACCCTGACCGATCCGCTCCAGCGCGCCGCCGTGGAGCGTCTGCGGGCGCGGCTGGTCTTTGACCGGGCGTATGCGCCGGCATGGCAGTGAGGCGGGCCGCCGCCGCAAGCCTCCGCGATGGAACCTTTTGCGGGGGGGGCGTATTGTAGTTTTCACAGGATTCGCCGCGCCGAAACCCCGAGTCCGGAGACGCCCGTCATGACATTTTCCATTCGTCTGCTGCTGTGCATTGCCATGCCCATGCTGTCCCTGGTGTCCATGTGGACGACCTATGCCAGCCTGAACGACTCGATTCTCCCCGAGCCGAAAGTGGGGATTCCCCTTTTCGACGGGGCGGTGTGGCAGTGCTCGATTGTGGCGCTGGGCCTGTCCGTGGCCATAGGGCTGATGCTGCTGGCGCTGAAGATTGCCATTGTGGGCGGGCAGAAACGGCTGAACATCGCGGGCATCCTCGGGCTGACCGTGGTGGCCTTCATCTCCATCACGTTTAACATGGACGTGCTGTACCGCACGGCGGACAAGGACTTCTACCTGCGCTACTCCAACGACCAGATGCGCGGGGTCTACGAGACCTTTCTCGCCGAGGCGCAGGGGGTCCTCTTGGAACGCAAGACCGAGCTGCTGCGGGGGCTGGCGAAGCAGGAGGGGGAACTGGACGCCGAGGTGAAGGGGCTGCGCAAGGCGCCCGCAGGTTATGGGCAATATGCCAAGGAGGAGGAGTACAAGCTCACCCTGCTTCAGAAGCAGAACGAGGTGGATTTGGAGGCGGTGAACCAGGCGCTGACGGTGAAGGACGCGGCGGATGAACTGCTCCGGGCCGCCCTGCCCACCTCGCTGGAGGACATAGACAAGAACCAGTCCCAATTGCGGGTGGTCATCAAGGACATGGCCGCCATCTCCGGGGTGCGCATGCCCGACCAGGTGCGCACCGAGAGCCCGCTCTTCGCCGTGTTCGCCAAGCTCATGGATTTCAAAAACGTCGGGTTCAAGGAAATATTCTTTTTGATTCTGGCCTTTCTCCTCGACTTGGGCGATATCATCGGCTATTCGCTGGTGCCCAACGCAAAGGCGAAAAAGCGGACTAACACTCAGGTTGAGCCGTTGCCGGGGAGACATCTTGCCCTGATTCCGGATGATGGGGACGCCCTTTACCCCCGCGCGGCCCACCCCCTGCCGCCAGTGCCGGTACCGGAACTGGAAAACCTTTCCCCGGAAAGCGAGTCCCCGCCGCCGGCGCTTGCGCGGCGCCGCCCGGGCCATTTTCGGCTTGGCCGCAGATAGCGCGAAAGGGGCGCACTCCCCCGCCAATCCGACGCTGAACCAATAAACCACGTATTCCCATGAATTGGCCGAAAATGCGGGTTTGGAAACTCAGTCCAGGGTAATCTCCTTACAATCCGGCGCCGCAGGCTTGGTATTCTTTGTTATCGCAGGGGCCGTCCATAAAAAATAACTGGACAAACTTATCCCGATTGTGCGAAAATCTTGTGTGACAACAGGATAGGCATTATGGACAAGGACCCTTTTCAGCCGGAATACCGCGAGACCATTGAGGCGGATGCTGTCTGCAATCAATGCGGCACGGTGAACCCCGAAAACACGCTTATTTGCAAGAAATGCGGCAATAACCTCCGCGACCAGCGTCAAATGCGGCTTGCCGCCGACCAGGCCATGGGCGGGGGTGAGCCTGTGCCGGTGGAAAAACGCTCCCATTTGCGCCACGCATTGACGGTTTTGGGACTGCTGGTGATTGTCTGGCTGGCGCTGAACATGGGCCGGATTGGCGGCATGTGGACCACCGTTCCTGAAGAGAACGCCGGAGGCGTGCGGGCGCACCCCTACATTTTCTGGCAGGGACCGGACGCGGCAGCCTATGACGCGCTGGAGGCCCGGCTGGACGCCGCCTATCCCACGGAGAACGCGGCGGAAAACGCACGCCTCAACCCCTCCGGTGTCCCCCGCCTGGACGGGACTTTTGCCCTTTATGAGCGTCTTGGCACCGGTGTCCGCTTTGCCGGCGGCGCCGTGATCCAGACGGTCGGGGGCAAACACCTTTTCGCGGCCCGGCTTCTCAACGGCACCACCATCCGCGGCGAGGCGCGCGGCGGCGTGCCGGGCGCGGCCGCCGTGAAAACGCAGGATGCGGAGTCCGGGGAGGCGGCGCAGGCCGAACCCCAGCCCGCCCCTCCGGGGGGCATGACCCTCTCCGCCGACTGGACCCAGGTCGGCATCAAGCACGACGGCCAGTATTACGCGGGCACGGGGTTTGTTGTCCCCGCCGAGGACGGCGGCCTGACCGTGGTTGCCGCGGCGGACTTCATCGAGCGCAATTACCAGGCGCTGGCCTACCCCCTGGCCGGATACTGAGCCGGAAAACGCGCCACAGCCAAAACTGCCTGGTATAACGGTGTCTTTTGCACACACTCCCGCTTTGCCTTGCCTTCGTCCGTGCCTGTCCGTGTTCGTCCGTGCGATCCCCGGCCCTGAATGCCCGCCTGAATCCTGCTGACACCTGCCGGCCGATTACCCGGGAACTTGCAAAAATCAGCCCAAATGCGGGATAATATTGGCAATCCAAACACACCCCCGCGCGCAATGCGCCCATCGGGCAGAGGAGCCCCCCACCATGTCCCTGATGAACGAACTTGGCGAGCATCTTATCAACCATCCCCAGGTGGCGGAAGTCTGCGTGCTGCCCGCCGGCACGGGGAATCCCGATGACCTTGTGGCTTTTGTGGTGCCTGGAACGGGCGCAAAACTCACGAAAGAAAAACTGCTGAAGCACGCGAGGGAAGTTCTGGCGAAATCGGGTGGAACGCTGGACGCGCTCTTTCTTGAGGAGATTCCCCGGACCCACATGGGCTCCGTGGACCGTCCGGCGCTCATGGACCTGTACGCGGCGGCCAGAAAACAGGTCGCCTGACCGGCCGCCGTTTTGCGGGCGGGAGGCCCGCGGCGCTTTCCCCATTTTACTGGCCGCATGGCCGCTTGTTATGCTGTGCCCGCGCCTGTGCCGTCCCCCTGCGCGGCGCGGGAAAAGGTTCCATCATGCCCGAGGCCAGCCATAACACCGCACTTCCGGCGGCGCCGTTGCAGACCCGCCTGATTTTGGCGGGCGCGGCGCTCGTTCCGGTGCTGGTGCTCGGCGCCGCCCTGTCGAGCGAGACGCTTCTTCTGCTGGCCCTGGCGGGGGTGTGCGGGGTGGCGCTCCTGCCCTCGGCGTCCTGGGCCGGCATCGTGTTTTTCGCCCTCGCCCTGGGCCTGCGCACGCCGATGAATTTCATGCCCCTGCGCGTGGGCGGGTTCCGCATCTACGGCGGGGACGCCCTGCTCTATGTTGTCGGCGCCGCGCTGCTCTACACCCTGTTCACCGCCGCGCGCGGCAGGCGCGCCCCCCTTGTGGAGACCGACCGGAACGAGCGGATTATCCTGCTCCTGCTGCTGCTGCTGACGGGCTGGGGGGCGCTTTCCTCGGCGACGGGGGTGATGCGCGGGCAGGAGCTGCGGGACATCATCGGCGACTTCCGCCGCTTCTATGTCTACTCCTGGGCGCTGCTGCCGCCGCTGTGCTTCATGATGGCGCGGCGCCACATCGCCGGGGCCAAACTGGCCCTGCTGGCGGGCTGCGGGGGGGCCTTCCTCTTCGGGGCCTACCGCACCCTCTCGGGCAACCACTTCTACCCCAACGATGAGATTGACATTTTTCCGCGCCTGCTGGCGGACGACGAGATCGTCAGCCTGGCGCTGCTGCTGGCCTATCTGACGGCGTTCCTGATGGCAAAGCGGCCGCGCGCCCTGAAGACCGCCGCACTCGCCATGGCGGCGGCCACGGCGGCCATGATGTGCTTCAGCGGCTGGCGGATGGGCATCGCCCAGGCGCTGCTGGCGCCCATGCTGGTGGTGGTGCTGATGGCGCGCAACCGGGGAAAGGGCGTCGGGGGAATCGTCCTGCGCGTGGGCGCGGTGATGCTGCTGCTGGCCCTGGGCGTGGGCCTGGTCTTCGCCGCCATGTCGGGCCATGTGGACCGGGTGATGAAAATGTTTGACGAGCGCATGTACAGCTTCGGCATCCCCCTGATCTCGGACGAGGACACGCGCTACTACGCGTACCGTGAGGCGCTGGCGCGCTACGCGGCGCACCCGGTGCTGGGCAGCGGGCTGGGGGACCAGTTGTCCTATCCGAAGAAGACCAGTTCAGGCACTTTCCTCTACATGCGGGGCACGACGCACAACCTGTTTCTGGACACGCTGTACCAGACCGGCCCCGTCGGGCTGGGGCTTTTCCTGGCGCTCCACGGGTTTTTCTCGTGGCACTTCTGGCGGCGGATAAAGAAAATAGACCCGCGCCACGAGCCGGTGGCGGTGGGCCTTTTCGCCGGGTACCTCTGCACCCTGGCGCACTACTGCTACGAGCCCGCCTGGGTGTCTGGGATGATCGTGCTGTATTTCAGCATGGGCTTCCTGCTGGTGTTCCTGCGGCACGCCCGGCCGGAGGCGGAGACGCCCGCGCCGGAGGCGGCCCCGGCATGAGCCGTTTCGGGGCCACACTCGGCCACACGGTGGTCTACATGGCGGGGCTCCTGCTCAACCGGGGCGTGGCCTTTCTGCTGGTGCCCCTGTTCACCCGCGTTTTCGAGCCGGAGGCCTTCGCCAAGTGGGACCTCTGCACCACCACGCTTATACTTCTCTTCCCCGTCCTCGACCTGGGAATGAGCCCGGCGGTGGTCCGGCTTTACCACGACTACGGCACGCGCCAGGAGCGGAGCCGGGTCTTCAGCACGAGCCTGCTCTTCGTGCTGGGCGCGCACCTGGTGCTGGTGGGGGTGGGCCTGGCCTTCGCCGAACCCCTGGCGGAGATGATCTTCCGGGACCGGGCCGACGCCGGGCTGGTCCGGCTCGTCTTCCTCTCCGCCGCCGTGACGGCCTACGGCAAGCAGGCCCTTTCGCTGCTGCGCACCGCCGAGCGCAGCGTGCTCTTTTCCGTGCTGAACCTCGTGCGCGGGGCGGCGGGTCCGCTGGCGATTCTCGTGCTTGTGGCGTGGTTCCGGCAGGGGGTGGCCGGGGCGCTGTGGGGCGACCTCTTCGGCCTGACCGTGCTGGCCGTCGCGGCGCTGTGGGTGTGCCGGGACCATTTGCGCCCGGCCTTCAGCCCGCGCATGCTGCGCCCGCTGCTGGCCTTTGCCCTGCCCGTAATCCCCACGGGCATCACCGTGGCCGTGCTCACCGTGGCCGACCGCTATTTCCTGGCCCGGATGTTCACGCTGGAGGAGATGGCCCCGTACAGCCTGGGCTTCAAGGTGGGCACGCTGATGGCCCTGTTCACCCAGTCCGTCCAGCTCGCCTGGCCGCCCGCGGCCTTCGGCATGATCCCGCACCCGGGGGGCCGCGGGGACGTGGCGCGCGTGGCCCACTGGCTCGTCCTGCTCATGTTCTTCGCGGCGACGGGCATCACCTGCGCCGCGCCCGAACTCCTGCGGATTTTCGCGCCGCCCGAGGGCTACGGCGGCGCGCTGGCCGTCATCCCCTGGATTGCCTACTCCTACGCCCTGCACGGGGCGGTGCAGGTGGTGAACATCGGCATCGGCATCTCCAAGCGCATGACCTGGGCGGCCCTGGCCACTTTCGCCGCCGCCGGGGTGAAACTGGCCGTCACCTATTTCTTCATTGTCCGGTTTGGCCTAGTCGGCGCGGCGGTCTCCACCCTGCTCACCTTCGCCTTCGAGCTGGGCGTCACCTGGGTCATCACCCAGCACGTCGTCTACCCGCTGCCCTTTGACGGGAAGCGCACCCTGGGCATTTACGCCGCGTCCGCCGCCGCGCTGGGGCTGGCCTTTGCCGGATACGGCCTGCCCTACGCCCTGTCCCTGGCCTTCCGCGCGGGGCTCCTCGCCGCCTTCGGCGCGGTGTGCCTCTTCGTGCTGCTCAACCGCGCCGACCGCTCCGCGCTGGGCGCGGGCGCGGCCAGTCTGCTGGCCAGGCTGCGGCCGGCATCCTGAACGCGGGGCGGGCGCCGGGCCGGCTCACCCCGCCGCCGTCAGGGTCCAGCGGTTTTTCTCCCGGTGAATCACGACGCCCGGCGTTTCAATGGCCGGGTTGGACAGGTCGAGGACCTCGCCGGTCCACGGCGAGCGCAGGCGCGGCGCGGCGCCGGTCTCGGACACAATTTCCACCGACACGGTTTTGCCGTCTTTACGCGCCGCCGAGACCACAAAGGCGCCCTGCGCGCGCAGTTGGTGGAATGAGGCGTCCTTCCACGTTTCAGGAATGGCCGGGAACACCTCGATGACGCCCGTGTGGCTTTGCAGGAGCATTTCCTGGACCCCGGCGGCGGCGGCGAAGTTGCCCTCCAGGGTGAAGGGCCGGTAGGTGAACTTGCTCAGGCCCGTACCCGACTGGTCCCCGTTGCAGTGGAATCCGTTGCGCAGCACGAAAGCCGTCGCGAAAGTTTCGAGCGCCTT from Candidatus Hydrogenedentota bacterium encodes the following:
- a CDS encoding lipopolysaccharide biosynthesis protein; the protein is MSRFGATLGHTVVYMAGLLLNRGVAFLLVPLFTRVFEPEAFAKWDLCTTTLILLFPVLDLGMSPAVVRLYHDYGTRQERSRVFSTSLLFVLGAHLVLVGVGLAFAEPLAEMIFRDRADAGLVRLVFLSAAVTAYGKQALSLLRTAERSVLFSVLNLVRGAAGPLAILVLVAWFRQGVAGALWGDLFGLTVLAVAALWVCRDHLRPAFSPRMLRPLLAFALPVIPTGITVAVLTVADRYFLARMFTLEEMAPYSLGFKVGTLMALFTQSVQLAWPPAAFGMIPHPGGRGDVARVAHWLVLLMFFAATGITCAAPELLRIFAPPEGYGGALAVIPWIAYSYALHGAVQVVNIGIGISKRMTWAALATFAAAGVKLAVTYFFIVRFGLVGAAVSTLLTFAFELGVTWVITQHVVYPLPFDGKRTLGIYAASAAALGLAFAGYGLPYALSLAFRAGLLAAFGAVCLFVLLNRADRSALGAGAASLLARLRPAS
- a CDS encoding zinc ribbon domain-containing protein, which translates into the protein MDKDPFQPEYRETIEADAVCNQCGTVNPENTLICKKCGNNLRDQRQMRLAADQAMGGGEPVPVEKRSHLRHALTVLGLLVIVWLALNMGRIGGMWTTVPEENAGGVRAHPYIFWQGPDAAAYDALEARLDAAYPTENAAENARLNPSGVPRLDGTFALYERLGTGVRFAGGAVIQTVGGKHLFAARLLNGTTIRGEARGGVPGAAAVKTQDAESGEAAQAEPQPAPPGGMTLSADWTQVGIKHDGQYYAGTGFVVPAEDGGLTVVAAADFIERNYQALAYPLAGY
- a CDS encoding O-antigen ligase family protein, with translation MPEASHNTALPAAPLQTRLILAGAALVPVLVLGAALSSETLLLLALAGVCGVALLPSASWAGIVFFALALGLRTPMNFMPLRVGGFRIYGGDALLYVVGAALLYTLFTAARGRRAPLVETDRNERIILLLLLLLTGWGALSSATGVMRGQELRDIIGDFRRFYVYSWALLPPLCFMMARRHIAGAKLALLAGCGGAFLFGAYRTLSGNHFYPNDEIDIFPRLLADDEIVSLALLLAYLTAFLMAKRPRALKTAALAMAAATAAMMCFSGWRMGIAQALLAPMLVVVLMARNRGKGVGGIVLRVGAVMLLLALGVGLVFAAMSGHVDRVMKMFDERMYSFGIPLISDEDTRYYAYREALARYAAHPVLGSGLGDQLSYPKKTSSGTFLYMRGTTHNLFLDTLYQTGPVGLGLFLALHGFFSWHFWRRIKKIDPRHEPVAVGLFAGYLCTLAHYCYEPAWVSGMIVLYFSMGFLLVFLRHARPEAETPAPEAAPA